Proteins encoded together in one Desulfosporosinus meridiei DSM 13257 window:
- a CDS encoding NDP-hexose 2,3-dehydratase family protein — MNNIFYDLINSWLTKEGVNSIDALLQWINAQNRDLEVNLERIPLEHSNFWFFDKDSGLIRNKNHSFFSISGIQQYRNDELLAEQPIIIQNEIGFLGIIFRKINGVLHFLMQAKIEPGNINKVQISPTIQATKSNFTQKHGGKRPAFLDCFIEAKPNQTLVDQIQSEQSSRFLKKRNRNVLLHLDQDIIVPPTHQWMTLGQIKELMRYDNLVNMDTRTVLSCLPFSLVDPELEPEKSQLEEIENKCKDKTLLRSLRGTASLPILTDIYHAFNNYKMFSEISTRLVGLNSLKKWHMEENQFVCEDPFPFRLIFCDISIEGREVVNWTQPLFEAQGIATFGLLSCEDKGVKKFLVKAKPEIGCLDGIELGPTVQHEATQARDEDEITRLFYEELSSGKGVRVNVLLSEEGGRFYHEQNRNVIIEVQNDEIPSDLPQGYFWSDYKTLNTLTQVNNCLNIQLRNLLSLLEV; from the coding sequence ATGAATAATATTTTTTATGATTTAATAAACTCCTGGCTCACAAAGGAAGGTGTCAATTCAATCGATGCCTTACTTCAATGGATCAATGCACAAAACAGGGATCTGGAAGTTAACTTAGAGAGAATACCTTTAGAGCATAGCAATTTTTGGTTCTTTGATAAGGATTCCGGTTTAATCAGGAATAAAAACCATAGCTTTTTCTCCATATCCGGAATTCAACAGTATCGTAACGATGAGCTGCTGGCAGAGCAGCCCATTATTATCCAGAATGAAATCGGATTCTTAGGAATTATCTTCCGCAAGATAAACGGAGTACTACACTTCTTAATGCAGGCCAAAATAGAGCCGGGCAATATTAATAAAGTCCAGATTTCACCTACCATCCAAGCAACCAAGAGTAATTTTACCCAAAAACATGGAGGAAAGAGACCTGCTTTTCTGGACTGTTTTATAGAAGCAAAACCTAACCAAACTCTGGTCGATCAGATTCAATCTGAACAATCTTCACGGTTTTTGAAAAAAAGAAATCGAAATGTTCTTTTGCATTTGGACCAAGACATTATTGTACCGCCTACTCATCAATGGATGACGTTGGGTCAGATTAAAGAATTAATGCGTTATGATAACTTGGTTAATATGGATACCCGTACGGTTCTTTCTTGCCTGCCTTTTTCCCTGGTGGATCCGGAACTGGAACCGGAAAAAAGCCAACTAGAAGAAATTGAAAATAAATGTAAGGATAAGACCCTGCTGCGCTCCCTTCGTGGAACAGCAAGCCTGCCTATATTAACAGATATATACCATGCTTTTAATAATTATAAAATGTTCAGTGAGATATCGACAAGATTAGTAGGCCTGAATTCTTTAAAGAAATGGCATATGGAGGAGAATCAATTTGTGTGTGAGGATCCTTTTCCCTTTCGCTTGATTTTTTGTGACATATCCATTGAAGGACGGGAAGTGGTTAACTGGACACAACCGCTTTTTGAGGCTCAGGGAATTGCCACTTTTGGACTCCTAAGTTGTGAAGATAAGGGCGTAAAGAAATTTCTTGTCAAGGCTAAGCCTGAAATTGGCTGCTTGGATGGAATAGAATTAGGACCTACTGTTCAGCATGAAGCGACTCAGGCAAGAGATGAGGATGAGATTACCCGTTTATTTTATGAAGAGCTTTCATCCGGAAAGGGTGTTAGGGTCAATGTATTGTTGTCGGAAGAAGGCGGACGCTTTTATCACGAACAAAATCGCAATGTCATTATTGAAGTTCAGAACGATGAGATCCCCTCAGATTTGCCGCAAGGTTATTTTTGGAGTGATTATAAGACCCTAAATACTCTTACCCAGGTAAATAACTGCTTAAATATCCAACTGCGCAATCTACTCTCTTTGCTGGAGGTGTGA
- a CDS encoding 4'-phosphopantetheinyl transferase family protein encodes MTKLYFLKIENAVYYSELFARKVLGQWLGVDGSSLSIGINEFGKPYLRDYGNIHYNIAHKKGAIVCAVSDKPVGVDIEGVKNFNKRVAERFFTQNEQDYIFARKRNQDLRFAKVWTRKEAYVKWAGKGMTIPFNSFDVLKLDKSNVFIRTEYVGGYIISVCYSWHFGRVALHAAAKGGTGRE; translated from the coding sequence ATGACCAAACTGTATTTCTTAAAAATAGAAAATGCTGTTTATTACTCCGAACTGTTTGCCAGGAAAGTTTTAGGTCAATGGTTAGGTGTGGATGGCAGCAGTTTATCCATAGGTATTAATGAGTTTGGCAAACCTTATTTAAGAGACTATGGAAATATACACTATAATATAGCTCACAAAAAAGGGGCTATTGTGTGTGCCGTGTCAGACAAACCGGTAGGGGTAGATATTGAAGGAGTAAAAAATTTTAATAAACGTGTTGCCGAGCGGTTTTTTACTCAGAATGAGCAAGATTACATCTTTGCCCGGAAGAGAAACCAAGATCTAAGATTTGCTAAAGTATGGACGAGGAAAGAAGCTTATGTTAAATGGGCTGGCAAAGGCATGACGATACCCTTTAATTCCTTTGATGTTCTCAAATTAGATAAGAGTAATGTGTTTATTCGTACGGAATATGTAGGCGGATATATTATTTCGGTATGTTATTCTTGGCATTTCGGTAGGGTAGCCCTCCATGCCGCTGCTAAAGGCGGCACCGGCAGAGAATGA
- a CDS encoding NeuD/PglB/VioB family sugar acetyltransferase — MKDLIIVGASNAARDVLQVVKEINKVKATWNIKGFVADSGLDIHTLTNGDFHIMGSIDQWTPKPGEEYVCAIADPNAKRIVTQRLGDKGAKFANIIHPNVEINDYCSLGEGVILYRDAVIGPNAVLGNHVHVNTKIAHDCRIGDYTTVSILAAILGYVTIGSGVFVSAGSTIIPHIAIGDNAYIGAGSVVITNVAGNTKVFGNPARETR; from the coding sequence ATGAAAGACCTGATTATTGTAGGAGCTTCCAATGCAGCCAGGGATGTATTACAGGTCGTGAAAGAAATAAATAAAGTTAAGGCGACCTGGAATATCAAAGGATTTGTTGCCGACAGCGGCTTAGATATTCACACACTCACAAATGGAGATTTCCATATCATGGGTAGCATTGATCAGTGGACTCCCAAACCGGGAGAAGAATATGTCTGTGCTATAGCTGATCCTAATGCCAAGAGAATTGTAACTCAACGATTAGGGGATAAGGGGGCGAAATTTGCCAATATCATTCACCCGAATGTTGAGATAAATGACTACTGCTCACTGGGAGAAGGAGTCATTCTTTACAGGGACGCAGTTATCGGGCCCAATGCTGTGCTAGGTAATCATGTTCATGTCAACACCAAAATTGCTCATGATTGTCGGATTGGGGATTATACTACGGTAAGCATTTTAGCGGCCATTCTAGGTTATGTAACCATTGGCAGTGGCGTTTTTGTCAGCGCAGGTTCCACCATTATTCCGCATATTGCCATTGGTGATAATGCCTATATTGGTGCGGGCAGCGTAGTAATAACGAATGTTGCAGGCAATACGAAAGTATTCGGTAATCCTGCCAGAGAAACGAGATAA
- a CDS encoding lipopolysaccharide biosynthesis protein → MGSVEINDYENNDTKKVVISSLFWKLLESLGVQGIQLIIQLVLARLLLPEDFGTIALLTIFINLSNILLQRGFSSALIQNQDVDETDFSTVFFLSLAGSCLLYLLLFFSAPYIAYFYKIRELDLVLRVLAISLPFSAANSVQIAFVSRNMQFKKLFFSSMGAIICSGTVGIVMALGDFGVWALVSQQIAYVILNCFFMAKVVKWRPKMLFSTKKAAGLFSFGWKMLLTSLIDTIYVDIYTIVIGKLFSTQMLGYFNRGKQFPGVIVTSLNGSIQAVMFPAFSRVQDNKLKLKNMMRRSIVTSSFIVFPIMAGLAAAANPMVRLILTDKWLYSVPFLQIYCAYFALYPIHTANLQAISAIGRSDINLKLEILKKSLGIIILVITIPQGIFSIAIGGVVTGLISLVINSYPNIKLLGYPIHEQIVDILPSFLLALAMGVVVYSIMLFELPVGITLILQVLVGAVFYFGAARLLKFECLSYVLKIAGYLPESSKKTEGDMT, encoded by the coding sequence TTGGGAAGTGTTGAAATTAACGATTACGAGAATAATGACACAAAGAAGGTTGTTATTTCATCCTTGTTTTGGAAGTTGCTTGAGAGCTTGGGAGTTCAAGGAATCCAATTAATAATTCAGCTTGTTCTGGCGAGGTTACTCCTGCCAGAGGATTTTGGGACGATAGCTTTGCTGACAATTTTTATCAATTTGTCTAATATCCTTCTGCAAAGGGGCTTTAGTTCGGCCCTTATACAGAACCAGGATGTTGACGAGACCGATTTTTCCACGGTGTTTTTCCTAAGTCTTGCCGGTTCCTGCCTATTGTATTTGCTGCTTTTTTTCTCAGCTCCTTATATCGCTTATTTTTACAAGATCAGGGAGCTTGACCTTGTCTTGCGCGTATTGGCGATTTCTCTGCCCTTCAGTGCTGCAAATTCTGTGCAAATAGCCTTTGTCTCGCGAAATATGCAGTTTAAAAAACTATTTTTTAGCAGTATGGGTGCCATAATTTGTTCCGGAACAGTAGGGATTGTGATGGCTCTTGGGGATTTCGGAGTATGGGCGCTGGTTTCCCAACAGATAGCCTATGTCATCTTGAACTGTTTCTTTATGGCCAAGGTAGTGAAATGGCGGCCGAAAATGCTGTTTTCAACTAAAAAAGCTGCCGGGCTTTTTTCCTTTGGCTGGAAAATGCTGCTTACTTCTTTGATAGACACAATATATGTAGATATTTACACCATTGTCATTGGAAAATTATTTAGTACCCAGATGCTTGGCTATTTCAACAGGGGGAAACAATTTCCGGGAGTTATCGTAACAAGTCTTAACGGATCGATCCAGGCGGTTATGTTTCCGGCCTTCTCTCGGGTTCAGGATAATAAATTGAAGCTTAAGAATATGATGCGCCGCTCCATAGTCACAAGTTCCTTTATTGTCTTTCCCATTATGGCAGGACTCGCTGCCGCAGCGAATCCTATGGTGAGGTTAATTTTAACCGACAAATGGCTTTATAGTGTGCCCTTCCTTCAGATATATTGCGCTTACTTTGCCCTTTACCCGATCCATACTGCAAACCTGCAGGCAATTAGTGCCATTGGCCGAAGTGATATTAATTTGAAATTAGAAATCTTAAAAAAGTCCCTAGGGATCATCATACTTGTTATAACCATACCCCAGGGAATATTTTCTATAGCTATCGGCGGAGTTGTCACTGGTTTGATCAGCTTAGTGATCAATTCCTATCCAAACATAAAGTTACTTGGTTACCCGATCCATGAACAGATAGTTGACATCCTGCCTTCTTTTCTTCTTGCCCTTGCTATGGGTGTTGTTGTTTACTCAATCATGCTTTTTGAATTGCCGGTGGGAATAACCCTTATCCTCCAAGTGCTCGTGGGTGCTGTCTTTTATTTTGGAGCGGCCAGATTATTAAAGTTTGAATGTTTGAGTTATGTTTTGAAAATAGCAGGATACTTGCCGGAATCCTCTAAAAAAACTGAAGGAGATATGACATGA
- a CDS encoding glycosyltransferase — translation MCDEIQAINKIMVSVSCLTYQHEKYLRQALDSMLRQKTSFAYEIIVHDDASTDTTAAIIREYAGKYPEIIKPILQRENQYSQHVSITHKFILPAARGKYIAYCEGDDYWTDPYKLQKQVDFLEEHPEYMATSHECWEVDEKGKMLSSRYFYGYRKRGVYTLETHQKKRLLFGQTATLMHRREAIEFSDPEAEDKFGKIKATGDVKKAMLISLRGDTYCCEEVMSHHRRIYAGGDSWSAQLSKINVNRFVFDECLAMQDFAKDVLGVKLNYSKLLILYTTIALGKTIIKPDKDKWDNFQYMCSVFPNKTSVAFKIMLTLLKYPFLVVTTRVSGLRHRLLYGKA, via the coding sequence ATGTGTGATGAAATTCAAGCTATTAATAAGATTATGGTCAGTGTTAGCTGCTTGACCTATCAACATGAAAAGTACTTAAGGCAAGCTCTTGATTCCATGTTGAGGCAAAAGACAAGCTTTGCTTATGAAATTATTGTTCATGACGATGCCTCAACGGACACTACAGCAGCAATTATCAGGGAATACGCTGGAAAGTATCCTGAGATCATTAAACCCATACTCCAAAGGGAAAATCAATATTCCCAACATGTTTCTATTACCCATAAGTTTATTCTTCCTGCAGCCAGGGGTAAATATATAGCCTATTGTGAAGGGGATGATTATTGGACTGATCCGTATAAATTGCAAAAGCAAGTGGATTTTCTGGAAGAGCATCCTGAATATATGGCAACCAGCCATGAATGCTGGGAAGTCGATGAAAAGGGAAAAATGTTGTCCAGCCGCTACTTTTACGGCTACAGAAAACGGGGGGTTTACACCTTGGAAACCCACCAAAAAAAGAGATTATTATTCGGGCAAACTGCCACTCTCATGCACAGGAGAGAAGCCATTGAGTTTAGTGATCCTGAGGCGGAGGATAAATTTGGGAAGATCAAAGCAACAGGGGATGTCAAGAAAGCGATGCTCATTTCCCTACGGGGGGATACTTACTGCTGCGAGGAAGTCATGAGCCATCACCGGCGTATTTATGCGGGGGGTGATAGCTGGAGTGCCCAGCTGTCTAAAATCAATGTTAATCGCTTTGTTTTCGACGAATGTCTTGCTATGCAGGACTTTGCCAAAGATGTGCTGGGGGTTAAGCTGAATTACTCAAAGCTTCTGATTTTGTATACCACGATTGCCTTGGGTAAGACAATCATAAAGCCTGATAAAGATAAGTGGGATAACTTCCAATATATGTGCAGTGTCTTTCCTAATAAAACCTCTGTTGCCTTCAAAATCATGCTTACCTTGCTGAAGTACCCTTTCCTTGTCGTAACGACAAGAGTCAGCGGTTTGCGTCATAGGCTGTTGTATGGCAAAGCCTGA
- a CDS encoding O-antigen ligase family protein, which translates to MELQLEPKQNVTALGFRLSKQTLANLCFMMFLASDMISFCTTRLFRLYGLEDYAWILTSIIIYFPLLLMPLASGERRRMLDFLLLWAAALVAFGMTIMVHPEYEAWFHHPLYGVFNYIFRPDRALYAYFMVRLVNDPKQLLKNLKSISYILVVYGLYKFANAMRVGSWLALTANGYEELSYSMSFGYDMMLPSMVFLYYAMKDKELWHWVLSIMCLFMILVAGSRAPLLWILVFFTVMLIRGFMTSKVKVIWGLTVPAFLLIYLKLEDLIGLLVIFLQSHGISARSINMLLAGSIGDDNGRAAIYEMSIELLKNMGHFGYGLYGDRYVIGNYYFWGYPHNIFLEILLTFGVLGGGLLIFFLLYHCVRTLIKCRDEDWLDLFLIFLVCSLKLLLSDSYWYVPEFWAAIAVVYSWNRQQKISSKERMKQINV; encoded by the coding sequence ATGGAGCTGCAGCTGGAGCCGAAGCAAAATGTAACAGCCCTTGGATTTAGGTTATCAAAACAAACTCTTGCTAATCTGTGTTTTATGATGTTCTTGGCCTCAGATATGATTTCATTTTGTACGACCCGGCTGTTCAGGCTGTATGGATTGGAAGACTATGCCTGGATTTTAACTTCTATTATTATATACTTTCCTCTCTTGCTGATGCCCTTGGCAAGTGGAGAGAGAAGACGTATGCTTGATTTCCTGCTGCTTTGGGCGGCGGCATTGGTTGCCTTTGGAATGACAATTATGGTTCATCCTGAATATGAAGCTTGGTTTCACCATCCCCTTTACGGGGTCTTTAATTACATCTTCAGACCGGATCGTGCCTTGTATGCTTATTTTATGGTGCGATTGGTCAATGATCCGAAGCAGCTGCTAAAAAATCTAAAATCCATCTCCTATATCTTGGTTGTATATGGCTTGTATAAGTTTGCGAATGCCATGCGAGTGGGCAGTTGGTTAGCATTGACGGCCAACGGCTATGAAGAACTATCTTATAGCATGAGCTTTGGCTATGACATGATGCTGCCTTCCATGGTGTTTCTGTATTACGCAATGAAAGATAAGGAACTATGGCACTGGGTGCTTAGCATTATGTGTCTGTTTATGATTTTAGTGGCGGGTTCGCGGGCACCTTTGTTGTGGATTCTGGTGTTTTTTACGGTGATGTTGATAAGAGGTTTTATGACGAGTAAAGTCAAGGTCATCTGGGGACTGACGGTACCTGCCTTTTTGCTGATCTATCTAAAACTTGAGGATCTAATCGGGCTGCTTGTGATTTTTTTGCAAAGTCATGGTATCTCAGCGAGAAGTATAAACATGCTCTTAGCCGGCTCCATAGGTGATGATAATGGCAGGGCAGCAATCTATGAGATGTCCATCGAGCTGCTTAAAAATATGGGTCATTTCGGTTACGGACTGTACGGCGATCGCTATGTCATCGGGAATTATTATTTTTGGGGGTACCCCCATAATATCTTCCTGGAAATTTTGCTAACCTTTGGTGTCCTGGGGGGGGGATTGTTAATCTTCTTTCTCTTATACCATTGTGTCAGGACACTGATTAAATGCCGGGACGAGGATTGGCTGGATTTGTTTTTAATCTTTTTGGTTTGCTCCTTAAAGCTGCTGCTCTCCGATTCCTATTGGTATGTACCTGAGTTCTGGGCCGCCATTGCTGTGGTCTACAGTTGGAACAGGCAGCAAAAAATCAGCAGCAAGGAAAGGATGAAACAGATTAATGTGTGA
- a CDS encoding AMP-binding protein, whose translation MYLGIDRQSRELIAAIDDTGRSLSYGELCDFTIAFGAMLPRRSIVFCLCKNTIGGLAGYIGCLANQVVPLLLGAAIDFKLLAHLLGEYTPAYLWMPESLVSKFNLSILYKSYGFVLVPMKHDIYPINDDLAMLLTTSGSTGSPKLVRHKTSNLEANAKNVAAFFGWTKDDRAIVDLPMQYTMGLNVINSHLYVGASVLLTEHNLMSPDFWRNIKDQRATNFTGVPFSYEVLFKLRFTRMDLPYLTTFAEGGGKLTAAMFAEIADYASRTGKRFFATYGTTETSARLAFLPAELAKAKIGSIGRGIPGGELFLLDEKGQEIKEKEAEGELGYRGQNVTMGYAFDREDLLLGDEWLGEFHTGDIARRDRDGCYYIIGRKSRFLKLYGLRVSLDRCERLIKDEFQIDCVCTGTDRRMDIYITEEQYKDEVQRFISKKTGIIRSAFAVDVLDRIPRNETGKVQYKAIYRA comes from the coding sequence ATGTATTTAGGTATTGATAGACAAAGCCGGGAATTAATTGCCGCCATTGATGATACGGGCAGGTCATTAAGCTATGGCGAATTGTGTGACTTTACCATAGCCTTCGGAGCCATGCTGCCACGGCGGTCCATCGTTTTTTGTCTGTGTAAGAATACCATTGGCGGGCTGGCTGGCTACATAGGCTGTTTGGCTAATCAGGTTGTTCCTCTTTTGCTGGGTGCAGCTATAGACTTCAAGTTACTGGCCCATTTGCTGGGGGAATACACACCGGCTTACCTATGGATGCCCGAGAGCCTTGTATCTAAATTTAACTTATCCATCCTATATAAAAGTTATGGATTTGTTCTTGTTCCTATGAAACATGACATATATCCCATTAATGACGACTTAGCCATGCTGCTCACAACCTCCGGCTCAACCGGCAGCCCGAAATTGGTGCGTCATAAAACCAGTAATCTTGAAGCAAACGCCAAAAATGTTGCCGCTTTTTTCGGCTGGACAAAGGACGATCGTGCCATTGTGGATTTGCCCATGCAGTATACCATGGGGCTTAATGTCATTAACAGTCATCTCTACGTAGGTGCATCCGTGCTGCTGACGGAGCATAATCTTATGAGTCCTGATTTCTGGCGTAATATTAAGGATCAGCGTGCCACTAATTTTACAGGAGTTCCTTTCAGTTATGAGGTTTTATTTAAGCTACGTTTCACGCGCATGGATTTGCCATACTTAACCACCTTCGCCGAAGGAGGAGGAAAGCTGACGGCTGCCATGTTTGCCGAGATAGCGGACTATGCCAGCCGTACCGGGAAAAGATTTTTCGCTACTTATGGCACAACCGAGACATCAGCCCGTCTGGCCTTTTTACCTGCGGAGCTGGCTAAAGCTAAGATCGGAAGCATTGGCCGAGGGATACCCGGGGGTGAGTTGTTTTTGCTGGATGAAAAGGGTCAGGAAATAAAGGAAAAGGAAGCCGAGGGCGAGTTGGGCTATAGAGGGCAGAATGTGACCATGGGGTATGCTTTTGACCGGGAAGATTTGCTGTTGGGTGATGAATGGCTGGGAGAATTTCATACGGGGGACATTGCCCGAAGAGATAGGGACGGATGCTATTACATCATCGGCAGGAAAAGCAGGTTTTTGAAGCTTTATGGGCTGCGGGTCAGTCTGGACCGGTGTGAAAGGTTAATTAAGGATGAGTTCCAGATCGATTGTGTCTGTACAGGCACAGATCGACGCATGGATATCTATATCACAGAGGAGCAATACAAAGATGAAGTACAAAGATTTATCAGTAAAAAAACCGGGATAATCAGGTCTGCTTTTGCTGTGGATGTTTTGGATAGAATACCCCGCAATGAGACCGGTAAGGTTCAGTATAAGGCTATTTATCGAGCTTGA
- a CDS encoding SDR family NAD(P)-dependent oxidoreductase: MTGLLRDKVCIVTGAGRGIGRAIAESLAAEGAFVYANDAREGSLDSWLTESSMRQGITPLYFDITDPAAVRNAFSQIRKEKQRLDVLVNNAGVEYNELIGMISPENMERMFSINVFATIEMLQMASRLMSRQERGGSIINISSMVGIRGNPGQLVYSATKGAVIALTKSAAKELASKNIRVNSVAPGLTKTEMMQGADIEKLKGRIANISMGRLAEPSDIARACVFFASDLSGYVSGQVLAVDGCTIM, translated from the coding sequence ATGACAGGCTTATTAAGAGATAAGGTATGTATTGTCACCGGTGCGGGAAGAGGTATCGGTCGTGCAATCGCTGAAAGCTTGGCCGCTGAAGGTGCTTTTGTGTATGCCAATGACGCCAGAGAAGGTTCGCTAGATTCCTGGCTTACGGAAAGCAGTATGCGTCAGGGAATTACCCCCCTTTATTTTGACATAACTGATCCGGCTGCGGTTCGGAATGCTTTTAGTCAGATAAGAAAGGAAAAACAACGGCTCGATGTCCTTGTGAACAATGCAGGGGTTGAATATAACGAGCTGATCGGGATGATATCCCCGGAAAATATGGAACGAATGTTTTCCATTAATGTCTTTGCCACCATTGAAATGCTGCAAATGGCAAGCAGGCTGATGTCCAGACAAGAAAGGGGCGGCAGCATTATCAACATCTCGTCAATGGTCGGTATCAGAGGCAACCCGGGTCAACTGGTCTATTCGGCAACAAAGGGTGCGGTGATAGCTTTGACAAAATCTGCCGCCAAAGAGCTTGCCTCGAAAAATATCCGGGTGAATTCCGTTGCGCCGGGTCTCACCAAAACAGAGATGATGCAGGGTGCAGATATTGAAAAGTTAAAAGGCAGAATTGCCAACATCAGCATGGGGCGCCTGGCGGAACCTTCAGATATAGCACGAGCCTGCGTTTTTTTTGCTTCAGATTTGTCCGGGTATGTTTCAGGACAAGTTCTTGCCGTCGATGGCTGCACAATAATGTGA
- a CDS encoding acyl carrier protein has protein sequence MNNRQKYNKIFTTLFNINDSQLNKDFTFNNVENWDSIAHLSLITELEDTFNVLFEIEDILSFGSYENGMRILEKYKISFNDF, from the coding sequence ATGAATAACCGGCAAAAATACAACAAGATTTTCACCACCTTATTCAATATCAATGACAGTCAGTTAAACAAAGACTTTACCTTTAATAATGTAGAGAATTGGGATTCAATTGCTCACCTGTCCTTGATAACAGAGCTTGAAGATACTTTTAATGTTCTGTTTGAAATTGAAGATATACTTTCATTTGGTTCCTATGAGAACGGTATGAGGATACTGGAAAAGTATAAGATTTCCTTTAATGATTTTTAG
- a CDS encoding acetyltransferase: MLENKRGYDVKDLIIVGAGGHGREVLEWVKDINENKPTWNVLGFIDDNLDKLTDKKSSYQIIGKIADWKVEENQCFALGIASPVLKEKVTQLLMERGAEFVSVIHPTARIAESAGYGIGLVAYPNSGIGPDAYVGDFVTLLSSKIGHDAWVGDYTTISSHCGVNGEVKLGKRVFLGSHAAIVPSKRIGDDVYVGLGSVVINDVENNTKVFGNPARSTR; this comes from the coding sequence ATGCTAGAGAATAAACGGGGTTATGATGTGAAAGATCTGATTATTGTTGGTGCCGGAGGGCACGGGCGGGAAGTTCTGGAGTGGGTGAAGGACATCAATGAAAATAAGCCTACCTGGAATGTGTTGGGTTTTATTGATGACAATTTAGATAAATTGACTGATAAAAAAAGCAGCTATCAAATCATCGGCAAAATAGCAGACTGGAAGGTTGAGGAAAATCAATGCTTTGCTTTGGGCATTGCTTCACCGGTGCTTAAAGAAAAGGTAACCCAGCTGCTTATGGAGCGGGGTGCGGAATTTGTATCCGTTATTCATCCCACCGCCAGAATTGCCGAAAGCGCAGGCTATGGTATTGGCTTGGTGGCCTACCCCAATTCGGGGATAGGACCCGACGCCTATGTAGGGGATTTTGTCACATTGTTGTCTTCGAAGATTGGCCATGATGCTTGGGTTGGGGATTACACCACCATATCTTCCCACTGTGGTGTTAATGGAGAGGTCAAATTGGGCAAGAGGGTTTTTCTGGGCAGTCATGCAGCAATTGTGCCCAGTAAACGAATTGGCGATGACGTTTATGTTGGTCTGGGCAGTGTTGTGATCAATGATGTAGAGAACAATACCAAGGTTTTTGGGAATCCTGCCAGAAGTACACGGTAA
- a CDS encoding acyltransferase, with the protein MHIKRYWLMVRMALISNGFRRAEFAKKKRIYNAMGENVMIQSRKIPLYGRLIRFHNNIMVASNVTFLTHDVTHNILNKAFPDHKFTEKIGCIEIMDDVFIGANSTILYNVRIGPQAIVAAGSVVTKDVPENTIVGGNPARVIGIFDDYVKKRLLDLNAYSEDLKPKKQRINQKLVVLEWEKFENARE; encoded by the coding sequence ATGCACATTAAGCGTTATTGGCTGATGGTGAGAATGGCATTGATCAGCAATGGATTTCGGCGGGCGGAATTTGCCAAAAAGAAAAGAATTTACAACGCCATGGGCGAGAATGTTATGATTCAGTCCAGAAAAATTCCCCTCTATGGTCGATTAATTCGTTTCCATAACAATATTATGGTTGCCTCGAATGTGACTTTTCTCACCCATGATGTAACTCATAACATACTGAATAAAGCATTTCCTGATCATAAGTTTACAGAAAAAATCGGTTGTATTGAGATCATGGACGATGTCTTTATCGGTGCTAATTCTACCATTTTATATAATGTCCGGATTGGTCCTCAGGCAATTGTAGCGGCAGGGAGTGTTGTTACCAAAGATGTTCCGGAAAATACTATTGTTGGGGGGAACCCGGCCAGGGTTATAGGAATTTTTGACGATTACGTGAAAAAGAGATTATTAGACCTAAATGCCTATTCGGAGGATTTAAAACCCAAAAAGCAAAGAATCAATCAAAAACTGGTTGTCCTGGAATGGGAGAAGTTCGAAAATGCTAGAGAATAA
- a CDS encoding sugar transferase gives MPSYVKVKRVLDLLFSILLLIIAAPIMLCAAIAIKLGSRGPLLFKQERPGKDGVVFTIYKFRTMRLEREKDGRPLADMERLTPVGGILRKLSVDELPQLFNILKGDMSFIGPRPLMVQYLERYTPEQMRRHEVTPGISGWAQIHGRNQVGWETRFKYDVWYVEHISFCLDLRIFLKTLAIVLLRSGVNQSGNQTMEEFGGAENRTFRA, from the coding sequence ATGCCGTCTTACGTTAAGGTCAAGAGAGTGTTGGATTTATTGTTTTCAATTCTTTTGTTGATTATTGCAGCCCCGATTATGCTTTGTGCAGCCATTGCCATTAAGTTAGGATCTCGGGGTCCCCTACTCTTTAAACAAGAGCGGCCAGGTAAAGATGGTGTAGTATTTACGATTTACAAGTTTCGTACCATGCGCCTGGAGAGGGAGAAAGATGGTCGTCCCTTAGCCGATATGGAACGTCTGACTCCTGTCGGTGGGATTTTGCGAAAGCTTAGTGTGGATGAGCTGCCCCAGCTTTTTAATATCTTAAAAGGGGATATGAGTTTCATTGGTCCCCGTCCACTGATGGTGCAGTATTTAGAGCGTTACACGCCTGAACAGATGCGGCGGCATGAAGTGACACCGGGAATATCCGGCTGGGCACAGATTCATGGCCGTAATCAGGTTGGCTGGGAGACACGTTTTAAATATGATGTCTGGTATGTTGAGCATATTTCCTTTTGCTTGGATTTAAGGATTTTCCTTAAGACTTTGGCGATTGTTCTGCTCAGGAGCGGGGTTAATCAGTCTGGGAATCAGACCATGGAAGAGTTTGGTGGGGCTGAGAATAGAACATTTAGGGCCTGA